The Vicia villosa cultivar HV-30 ecotype Madison, WI linkage group LG1, Vvil1.0, whole genome shotgun sequence genome includes a region encoding these proteins:
- the LOC131609538 gene encoding non-specific lipid transfer protein GPI-anchored 15-like — protein MVMEFKARTFLATVVMFLLASSVLIMESEGAGECGKTPIGSAAASLSPCLDASRNGRAKVSAACCSKVGALLSTSPKCLCSVLLSPLAKQAKINLAIAITIPKRCNIRNRPAGKKCGKYTLP, from the exons ATGGTGATGGAATTCAAGGCTAGAACTTTTCTTGCAACAGTGGTGATGTTTCTGTTGGCATCAAGTGTGTTAATTATGGAAAGTGAAGGTGCTGGAGAATGTGGAAAGACACCAATTGGTTCAGCAGCTGCTAGTCTGAGTCCATGCTTAGATGCATCACGTAATGGGAGGGCAAAAGTTTCAGCAGCTTGCTGTTCTAAAGTTGGTGCTTTGCTTTCAACTTCTCCAAAATGTCTTTGTTCAGTTCTTTTGTCACCTCTTGCTAAACAAGCTAAGATCAATCTTGCTATTGCTATTACTATTCCTAAGAGATGCAACATTAGGAACAGACCTGCTGGAAAGAAATGTGGAA AGTACACACTTCCTTGA
- the LOC131609528 gene encoding putative pentatricopeptide repeat-containing protein At3g16890, mitochondrial: protein MPPNITLKPSPSPSPFKNITFPKTNKKPPNPTPPIDHSHLSQLLSKPNSDWVILLNHQLHSKKLLLTPPSLSTIFQNIQNPLHSIKFYTWVSSINPSLVNTPSIHRILGHTLHRNGPVILSAEFLNDVHKSGFRVSEDLLCVLMGSWGKLGLARYCVDVFGQISFLGIAPTTRLYNSLIDALVKSNSIDLAYHKFQQMVGDHCFPDRITYNILVHGVCKIGVVDEALRLIRQMKDKGLFPNVFTYTMLIDGFCNAKRVDEAFGVLDKMKESNVCLNEATIRTLVHGVFRCVDPSKAFVLLSEFLDREERGCFGKLGCDTILYCLANNSMAKEMVVFIRKALGKGYVPDSSVFNVIMACLVKGVESREACEIFEIFRKRGVKPGIGTYLILVEALYKDERREEGDRISDQMINNELISNVVSYNMLINCFCKANMMDKASEVFREMKFRGFTPNLVTFNILINSHCKDGSIVKARELLEMVLENGLKPDIFTFSSIIDGLCRRKRTEEAFECFNEMIEWGVNPNAVIYNILIRSLCSVGDVARSTKLLRRMQEEGISPDTYSYNSLIQIFCRMNRVEKAKKLFDSMSKSGLSPDNYTYSAFIEALSVSGRLEEAKKMFYAMEENGCSPDTYVCSLIVKALVRKDCVEEAEKIVERCREKGISLNLYS from the coding sequence ATGCCACCCAACATCACACTCAAACCCTCTCCATCTCCCTCACCATTCAAAAACATCACCTTTcccaaaaccaacaaaaaaccaCCCAACCCAACACCACCCATCGACCACTCCCACCTCTCACAACTCCTCTCCAAACCCAACTCCGACTGGGTCATTCTCCTCAACCACCAACTCCATTCCAAAAAACTACTCCTCACACCCCCTTCACTATCAACCATCTTCCAAAACATTCAAAACCCATTACACTCCATCAAATTCTACACATGGGTTTCCTCCATCAACCCTTCATTGGTAAACACACCTTCCATTCACCGCATTTTAGGTCACACCTTACACAGAAACGGTCCTGTGATTCTTTCAGCTGAGTTTCTCAACGATGTTCACAAATCAGGTTTTAGGGTTAGTGAAGACttgttatgtgttttgatggGTAGTTGGGGGAAGCTTGGTTTAGCTAGATATTGTGTTGATGTTTTCGGTCAAATTTCGTTTTTGGGTATTGCTCCAACTACTAGGTTGTATAATTCTCTTATTGATGCGTTGGTTAAATCGAATTCGATTGATTTGGCTTATCATAAGTTCCAACAGATGGTTGGTGATCATTGTTTTCCTGATAGGATTACTTATAATATTCTTGTTCACGGTGTTTGTAAGATCGGTGTTGTTGATGAGGCGCTTCGTTTGATTCGACAAATGAAAGATAAGGGCCTTTTTCCGAATGTTTTTACTTACACTATGTTGATTGATGGGTTTTGTAATGCTAAGAGGGTTGATGAAGCTTTTGGGGTTTTGGATAAGATGAAGGAgagtaatgtttgtttgaatgaagCTACTATTAGGACGTTGGTTCATGGGGTTTTCCGGTGCGTTGATCCGAGTAAGGCGTTTGTGTTGTTGTCTGAGTTTTTAGATAGGGAGGAACGCGGTTGTTTCGGTAAGTTAGGTTGTGATACGATATTGTATTGCCTTGCGAATAACTCTATGGCAAAAGAAATGGTAGTGTTTATTAGAAAAGCCTTAGGTAAGGGTTATGTTCCCGACAGTTCTGTTTTCAATGTTATAATGGCTTGTTTGGTTAAAGGAGTTGAATCGAGAGAAGCGTGCGagatatttgaaatttttaggAAGCGAGGTGTCAAACCGGGTATTGGTACTTATCTTATACTTGTTGAAGCTTTGTACAAGGATGAACGGAGAGAGGAAGGGGATCGAATATCCGATCAAATGATTAATAATGAGTTGATTTCGAATGTTGTTTCATATAATATGTTGATTAATTGCTTCTGCAAAGCAAACATGATGGACAAAGCATCCGAGGTTTTTAGAGAGATGAAATTTAGAGGCTTCACTCCTAACCTTGTTACTTTCAATATCCTTATTAACAGCCATTGCAAAGATGGATCAATAGTTAAGGCACGAGAGCTGCTAGAGATGGTTTTGGAAAACGGACTCAAACCTGATATCTTCACTTTTAGTTCTATTATTGATGGACTGTGTCGAAGAAAGAGAACCGAGGAAGCTTTTGAATGTTTTAACGAGATGATTGAATGGGGCGTCAATCCAAATGCGGTTATTTACAATATCTTGATTCGGTCTTTATGTAGCGTCGGGGATGTTGCAAGGTCAACGAAACTTTTAAGAAGAATGCAAGAGGAAGGAATAAGCCCTGATACATATTCCTATAACTCTTTGATTCAAATTTTCTGTAGGATGAATAGGGTTGAAAAAGCTAAAAAGCTTTTCGATTCAATGTCAAAATCTGGTTTGAGTCCCGACAATTACACATATAGTGCTTTTATAGAGGCACTGTCTGTGTCTGGGAGGTTAGAGGAAGCAAAGAAAATGTTTTACGCGATGGAGGAAAATGGTTGCTCTCCTGATACATATGTATGTAGCTTAATTGTTAAGGCATTGGTTCGGAAAGATTGTGTTGAAGAGGCCGAAAAGATCGTAGAAAGATGCAGAGAGAAAGGAATatctttgaatttgtattcctga